A portion of the Oxynema aestuarii AP17 genome contains these proteins:
- a CDS encoding sensor histidine kinase — MIQIDRFFNKNLDRIFETWKEKVREDRKITSSNGLSEPALENLIPQVLDAMCVACSPGKVANNRQIEIASLEHGTEREEQGFDAAEIAREYHLLRQTIFEILEEQLVELTAQECYQIFVTVDAVIDRATSQCFTQFVVERTSKLDGLHQQLMKNNQELNRLLTLSQDSFFQLAHEFKTPLNSIMAYSQILLREQQAKSDSDPISIEHISRVLRSSKQLLQLVNNSLEISRIQSGTKQLQLMEIEVSSVVKAAAETIQPLAEEKGLTLRVDCDRGPGRIETDISRLQQVLINLLGNGVRYTETGSVEISCATLSDEEWFVKVKDTGIGIAAENLEAIFQPFARVQGNTKADRGGSTGLGLTIVKQLVKLLQGEIRVESELGKGSTFTVIFPFKIEGRSA; from the coding sequence ATGATTCAAATCGATCGTTTTTTCAACAAAAACTTAGATCGAATTTTTGAAACCTGGAAAGAAAAAGTTCGAGAAGACCGAAAAATCACCAGTTCTAACGGACTTTCCGAACCCGCTTTAGAAAATTTGATCCCTCAAGTTTTGGATGCGATGTGCGTGGCTTGCTCTCCGGGGAAAGTCGCCAACAATCGGCAAATTGAAATAGCCAGTTTAGAACACGGTACCGAGAGGGAAGAACAAGGCTTCGACGCCGCCGAAATTGCAAGAGAATATCACTTGCTCCGACAAACTATTTTTGAAATTCTCGAAGAACAACTTGTAGAACTCACGGCTCAGGAATGCTATCAGATTTTTGTAACCGTAGATGCCGTCATCGATCGCGCGACTTCGCAATGCTTCACCCAGTTTGTGGTAGAACGTACCTCAAAGCTGGATGGCTTGCACCAGCAATTGATGAAAAACAATCAAGAGTTAAATCGACTATTAACCTTGAGTCAAGATAGTTTTTTTCAACTGGCGCACGAGTTTAAAACTCCTTTGAATTCAATTATGGCTTATTCGCAAATTTTATTGCGAGAGCAACAAGCTAAATCGGATTCAGATCCAATTAGTATTGAGCATATCAGTCGAGTTTTGCGATCGTCCAAACAGTTACTGCAATTAGTGAATAATTCTTTAGAAATTTCTCGAATTCAATCGGGGACGAAGCAACTGCAACTGATGGAAATAGAGGTAAGTTCCGTGGTGAAAGCCGCCGCCGAAACGATCCAACCCTTGGCGGAGGAAAAAGGGCTGACCTTGCGGGTAGATTGCGATCGCGGTCCGGGTCGGATCGAAACCGATATTTCGCGCTTACAGCAGGTATTAATTAACTTGTTAGGGAATGGGGTTCGCTATACGGAAACGGGATCGGTCGAGATCTCCTGTGCGACCCTTTCGGACGAGGAATGGTTTGTCAAGGTCAAGGATACGGGGATAGGAATTGCGGCAGAAAATTTAGAAGCAATCTTTCAACCATTCGCGCGAGTTCAAGGAAATACTAAAGCGGATCGAGGGGGAAGTACGGGGTTGGGATTGACGATCGTCAAGCAATTGGTG
- a CDS encoding DUF1350 family protein, producing MEWREVSGNWVYLPPRPKGIIHFLGGAFVATAPQVTYRWLLEQLGRNGYATIATPFINTLDHTEIARNVVERFEWGVEQLQMSGKLPKRYLPIYGIGHSMGSKLHLLAGSLFDLDRAGNILISFNNYPASRSIPLVEQFPSAFAVEFTPSPEETNAIVFKRYTVRRNLIVKFNNDEIDQSLDLTPLLKKRFGNLVTLLQLPGNHLTPLSQEIPWKAGSEFSPLDAIAQWFKQEMYREPQQLHREIYRWLNPLG from the coding sequence ATGGAGTGGAGAGAAGTTTCCGGGAACTGGGTTTATCTTCCCCCCAGACCGAAAGGCATCATTCATTTTTTAGGGGGAGCATTTGTCGCCACAGCGCCTCAAGTGACCTATCGATGGCTGCTCGAACAACTCGGACGCAATGGTTACGCCACGATCGCCACGCCGTTTATCAATACCCTCGATCATACCGAGATCGCCCGCAACGTCGTCGAACGCTTCGAGTGGGGCGTGGAACAATTGCAAATGTCGGGAAAGTTACCCAAACGCTACTTGCCGATTTACGGGATCGGACATAGCATGGGCAGCAAACTGCATTTACTCGCAGGCAGTTTATTCGATCTCGATCGCGCGGGCAATATCCTGATTTCCTTTAACAATTACCCGGCGAGTCGTTCGATTCCCTTAGTCGAACAATTTCCCAGCGCCTTTGCGGTCGAATTTACTCCTTCTCCCGAAGAAACCAACGCGATCGTTTTCAAACGCTACACGGTCCGGCGCAATCTGATTGTCAAATTCAATAACGACGAAATCGATCAAAGTCTCGACCTCACTCCCTTATTAAAAAAACGGTTTGGCAATTTGGTGACGTTATTGCAATTACCGGGAAATCACCTGACGCCGTTAAGTCAGGAAATCCCCTGGAAAGCCGGATCGGAGTTTTCGCCTTTGGATGCGATCGCGCAATGGTTCAAGCAAGAAATGTATCGCGAACCGCAACAATTGCATCGGGAAATTTATCGGTGGTTGAATCCCCTAGGATAG
- a CDS encoding helix-turn-helix domain-containing protein — translation MSQTPDYTERLQQKMGAVGLSSFRSLARQAGVSLWPVRQLRQGKVLELRSRSLLAIAETLQISLNELIEQFSPPSPEREAIARSEERNAPEVKAIAALQEEYARLQAQMDAQRSTLEREFQRASLEVLESWLLQWPTAARAARENPQIPAGRLLPLVSPVETLVREWGIEAIAAVGAEIPYDPQQHQLMDGTAEPGDRVRVRYVGYKQGETLLYRAKVSPIAP, via the coding sequence ATGAGCCAGACCCCAGATTATACCGAACGATTGCAGCAAAAGATGGGAGCCGTGGGCTTGTCGAGTTTTCGGTCCCTCGCCCGCCAAGCGGGGGTATCCCTGTGGCCCGTGCGACAGTTGCGACAGGGAAAAGTACTGGAACTACGATCGCGCTCCTTGCTGGCGATCGCCGAGACCTTACAAATCTCCTTAAATGAGTTAATCGAGCAGTTTTCGCCGCCAAGTCCGGAACGAGAGGCGATCGCGCGATCGGAAGAGCGCAACGCACCAGAGGTAAAGGCGATCGCCGCCCTCCAGGAAGAATACGCCCGCTTGCAAGCGCAAATGGACGCCCAACGATCGACCCTAGAACGGGAATTTCAGCGCGCCAGTCTGGAAGTGTTAGAATCGTGGTTGCTACAGTGGCCCACCGCCGCCCGCGCCGCCCGCGAAAACCCCCAAATCCCCGCCGGACGGCTGTTACCCCTGGTCAGTCCCGTAGAAACTTTAGTGCGAGAATGGGGAATCGAGGCGATCGCCGCAGTCGGCGCCGAGATTCCCTACGACCCCCAACAACACCAACTCATGGACGGAACCGCCGAACCGGGCGATCGCGTCCGGGTTCGCTATGTCGGCTACAAACAGGGAGAAACCTTACTCTATCGCGCGAAAGTCAGTCCGATCGCCCCGTAA
- a CDS encoding nitroreductase family protein: MAIEMKPTFGLKEAIEQRRAVRSFLPNVIPAVLLEEILRLGLRAPSGYNLQPWRFIVVRDAENRAKLKACAFDQRQVGEAPVVLICCGDRRVKEAEYIESTIALGREHDAVNDTYADVMRSQIPALFENKPCFESEETWTNRHTMLAVAYMTIVAKSFGVDSCPMEGFDSAKVKEAFKIPEAVDVCCLLALGFADEPYKRYGGRFGMEQVCYSEEFGSPFTI; encoded by the coding sequence ATGGCCATTGAGATGAAACCGACGTTTGGCTTGAAAGAGGCGATCGAACAACGTCGGGCCGTCCGTTCTTTTCTGCCCAACGTGATTCCGGCAGTGTTGCTCGAAGAGATCTTGCGCTTGGGATTGCGCGCGCCGTCGGGATATAACTTGCAACCCTGGCGCTTTATCGTCGTCCGAGATGCGGAAAATCGAGCCAAACTCAAAGCCTGTGCGTTCGATCAAAGACAAGTGGGCGAGGCGCCCGTGGTCTTGATTTGCTGCGGCGATCGCCGGGTGAAAGAGGCGGAATATATCGAATCGACGATCGCCTTGGGACGGGAACACGACGCCGTTAACGACACCTACGCCGACGTGATGCGATCGCAAATTCCCGCCCTGTTCGAGAACAAACCCTGTTTCGAGTCCGAGGAAACCTGGACCAACCGCCACACCATGTTAGCCGTCGCCTACATGACGATCGTCGCGAAAAGTTTTGGGGTCGATAGCTGTCCGATGGAAGGGTTCGACAGCGCCAAAGTCAAAGAAGCCTTTAAGATTCCCGAAGCCGTCGATGTTTGCTGCTTGCTCGCCCTCGGCTTTGCCGACGAACCGTATAAGCGCTACGGCGGGCGTTTTGGCATGGAGCAAGTGTGTTATAGCGAGGAGTTTGGCAGCCCCTTCACCATTTAA
- a CDS encoding Dps family protein gives MGKDKEKNKSKGKEVKIDIGIEHGDRQEIAEGLSRLLADTYTLYLKTHNFHWNVTGPMFQTLHLMFEQQYNELALAVDQIAERIRSLGFPAPGSYADFAELTSIEETAGVPSAKEMIQLLVEGQEAVVRTARSIFPAVEKVNDEPTADLLTQRMQVHEKTAWMLRSLLEE, from the coding sequence ATGGGTAAAGATAAAGAGAAAAACAAATCGAAAGGAAAAGAGGTCAAAATAGACATCGGCATCGAACACGGCGATCGCCAAGAAATTGCCGAGGGCTTGTCGAGACTGCTCGCCGATACCTACACCCTTTATTTGAAAACCCATAACTTTCACTGGAACGTGACCGGGCCGATGTTCCAGACATTACACTTAATGTTCGAGCAACAGTATAACGAACTGGCGCTCGCCGTGGATCAAATTGCCGAACGCATTCGTTCCCTCGGATTTCCAGCGCCGGGAAGCTACGCCGATTTCGCCGAATTGACCTCGATCGAAGAAACCGCCGGGGTTCCGAGTGCGAAAGAGATGATTCAACTGCTGGTCGAAGGACAGGAAGCCGTAGTTCGCACCGCGCGATCGATTTTCCCCGCCGTGGAGAAGGTCAACGACGAACCGACGGCGGACTTGCTGACCCAGCGTATGCAGGTTCACGAAAAAACGGCTTGGATGCTCAGAAGCCTGTTAGAAGAGTAA
- a CDS encoding ParB N-terminal domain-containing protein, whose protein sequence is MKIEDIPIEAIRRPLPRQNDPEKVKALMASIQEIGLQEPIDVLEVEGQYYGFSGCHRYEACQRLGHETIRCRVRRAPRAVLQRHLA, encoded by the coding sequence ATGAAGATCGAAGATATTCCCATTGAGGCGATTCGCCGCCCCCTCCCGCGACAAAACGACCCGGAGAAGGTAAAGGCGTTGATGGCGTCGATTCAAGAGATCGGCTTGCAAGAACCGATCGACGTTCTCGAAGTCGAGGGGCAGTATTATGGATTTTCTGGCTGTCACCGTTACGAAGCGTGCCAGCGTCTCGGACACGAAACGATTCGCTGTCGGGTTCGGCGGGCGCCGCGCGCGGTCTTGCAACGGCATTTAGCCTGA
- a CDS encoding phosphoglucomutase/phosphomannomutase family protein, producing MSAGSTSDEIKFGTDGWRGIIARDFTFANVRKVTRAIAAYLETAYSKDRPVLVGYDPRFLAEDFARTSAEVLVDLGWTVKMVDRDCPTPVIAYNARHLNSAGALMFTASHNPAPYCGIKYIPDYAGPATPEITDTIVANIASASDAPASGQHLDKISSFDPQPDYLQFLYTLLDVETLRKAKLKVKYDALYSTSRGYLDKVLEYCGCEVESFHTWRDVLFGGGMPEPKGEMLVGLVESVKKDNADLGLATDGDSDRFGIVDERGNVLTPNTILLLLARHLIKNKGKKGAIVRTVATTHLLDTLAEKYGLTLYETAVGFKYVGEKMRETEVLIGGEESGGLSIIGHIPEKDGILADMLVAEAIAYEGKPLSQLVEEAIAEAGGPLYNTRLDLHLTEAHKAAVLAEFPQNPPSEVGGIAVKEVGRKDGIKLYLEDGGWILLRPSGTEPLIRVYVETDSEEKLSKIAAEMDEAIQKFAPVTA from the coding sequence ATGAGTGCAGGCAGTACCTCTGACGAAATTAAATTTGGAACTGACGGATGGCGGGGAATTATTGCCCGAGACTTTACCTTCGCCAACGTGCGAAAAGTGACCCGGGCGATCGCCGCTTATTTAGAAACAGCGTATAGTAAAGATCGTCCCGTCCTCGTCGGTTACGACCCGCGCTTCCTCGCCGAAGACTTCGCCCGAACCTCAGCAGAAGTGTTGGTAGACTTGGGGTGGACCGTCAAAATGGTAGACCGCGACTGTCCCACCCCGGTGATTGCCTATAACGCCCGTCACCTCAACAGTGCGGGGGCGTTAATGTTCACCGCTTCTCACAATCCCGCGCCCTATTGCGGCATCAAGTATATCCCCGATTATGCCGGACCCGCGACCCCGGAAATTACCGATACGATCGTCGCCAATATCGCCAGTGCCTCCGACGCCCCCGCTTCCGGGCAGCATCTGGATAAAATTAGCAGCTTCGACCCGCAACCGGACTACTTGCAATTCCTCTACACCTTGCTCGACGTCGAAACCTTGCGTAAAGCCAAACTCAAGGTCAAATACGACGCCCTCTATTCCACCTCGCGGGGATATTTAGATAAAGTTCTAGAATACTGTGGTTGTGAGGTAGAATCTTTCCATACTTGGCGAGATGTCTTGTTTGGCGGCGGAATGCCCGAACCCAAAGGAGAAATGCTCGTCGGCTTAGTCGAGTCGGTCAAAAAAGATAACGCCGATTTAGGATTGGCGACCGACGGGGACAGCGATCGCTTTGGGATCGTAGACGAACGGGGGAACGTGTTGACCCCGAATACGATTCTGCTCTTGCTGGCGCGCCACTTAATTAAAAATAAAGGTAAGAAAGGGGCGATCGTCCGCACCGTCGCGACGACCCACTTGCTCGATACCCTGGCAGAAAAATACGGACTGACCCTCTACGAAACCGCCGTCGGGTTTAAATATGTCGGCGAGAAAATGCGCGAAACCGAAGTGTTGATCGGGGGAGAAGAATCCGGCGGGTTGAGTATTATCGGTCATATTCCCGAGAAAGATGGGATTTTGGCGGATATGCTGGTCGCCGAAGCGATCGCCTACGAAGGGAAACCCCTAAGTCAGCTCGTCGAAGAAGCGATCGCCGAAGCAGGCGGACCGTTGTACAATACCCGTCTCGACCTGCACCTGACCGAAGCGCACAAAGCCGCCGTTTTGGCAGAATTTCCGCAAAATCCGCCGTCTGAAGTCGGCGGGATTGCGGTGAAAGAAGTCGGGCGCAAAGATGGGATCAAACTGTATCTTGAAGATGGCGGCTGGATTTTGCTGCGTCCCTCCGGAACCGAACCCCTGATCCGGGTGTACGTAGAAACCGATTCTGAAGAGAAACTCAGTAAAATTGCCGCCGAAATGGACGAGGCGATCCAAAAATTCGCACCCGTAACCGCTTAA
- a CDS encoding lipopolysaccharide assembly protein LapA domain-containing protein gives MPALIASAIAAVWIVAIAIVSVQNATLVSLQFLGFQSIQLPLGIVLALSAATGAIGGAIGLSVAGNASDRGDRRLR, from the coding sequence ATGCCTGCTCTGATTGCTAGCGCGATCGCCGCCGTTTGGATCGTCGCGATCGCCATTGTTTCGGTTCAAAATGCCACTTTAGTGTCCTTACAATTTCTGGGGTTTCAATCAATTCAACTCCCCCTCGGGATCGTTTTGGCCTTGAGTGCGGCAACCGGGGCGATCGGGGGGGCGATCGGGTTGAGCGTGGCAGGAAATGCTTCGGATCGGGGCGATCGTCGGCTGCGTTGA
- a CDS encoding AMIN domain-containing protein, protein MKNERRSGLLRWRLLAPLLPGLLGISTIATIAELSHPPIAIANPANLRSWEFDPYTQQLQVTVPAGSTPRYLVLQDPPRIAIDIPNSELGRQPVRETYPGLVREIRIGQFEPGIARVVVELAPGMAIAPSQVELQPLGQSNRWVLNLQTDLSQALPDLETTADRGDTLPQLPPAASGASFDPPPPPPTFENLDENGGDPPPPPMLSVEVPSPDSNGIDGAESGVEFDLPIAEETQTSPTPTVSVPGPEARDSEPIAIAENEAQRQPESQSEAIAIEVPQLLSESETEAESEPEAARSPVAESEERAVREATPEVSRPSTSPQRNGPPTEAIVFGQPLPGSRAIAAISTRAEPSEIGGSLQWGDRLSAPKSEERPTESAPAANASAPSERAIAAGTFLILSYPGSAPFTLDAEYPRQEVLVVQADLYDRAGNLSIPLGTPVIGKFMSDRGTPRFVVEAIVLDGRTVPLAAQSDALRSANPHTIEPGQVLPVRLTEHWQPQGR, encoded by the coding sequence ATGAAGAACGAACGACGGTCAGGGTTATTGCGGTGGCGCTTGCTGGCTCCACTGTTACCGGGGTTGCTCGGGATCTCGACGATCGCCACGATCGCCGAACTGAGTCATCCGCCGATCGCGATCGCCAATCCCGCCAACCTGCGATCGTGGGAATTCGACCCCTATACCCAGCAACTGCAAGTCACCGTACCCGCAGGCAGTACCCCCCGCTATCTCGTGCTGCAAGATCCGCCCCGGATTGCCATCGATATTCCCAACAGCGAGCTGGGACGACAACCCGTGAGAGAAACTTATCCCGGACTCGTGCGCGAAATCCGCATCGGTCAATTTGAACCGGGAATCGCGCGGGTCGTGGTCGAACTGGCGCCGGGAATGGCGATCGCCCCGTCTCAAGTCGAACTGCAACCCCTGGGACAGTCCAATCGCTGGGTATTGAACCTGCAAACCGACTTATCCCAAGCCCTGCCGGATTTAGAAACCACCGCCGATCGCGGCGATACCCTGCCCCAACTGCCTCCCGCCGCCAGTGGGGCCAGCTTCGACCCGCCGCCACCGCCGCCGACCTTCGAGAACCTCGACGAGAACGGAGGGGATCCGCCGCCGCCGCCGATGTTGTCTGTAGAGGTGCCCTCCCCAGACTCGAACGGCATCGACGGGGCCGAGTCCGGGGTAGAATTCGACTTGCCGATCGCCGAAGAAACGCAAACGTCACCGACGCCGACCGTGAGCGTTCCCGGGCCGGAAGCGAGGGATTCCGAGCCGATCGCGATCGCCGAGAATGAGGCTCAGAGGCAACCCGAGAGCCAGTCGGAGGCGATCGCGATCGAGGTGCCGCAATTACTGTCCGAATCGGAAACAGAAGCAGAAAGCGAACCGGAAGCCGCGCGATCGCCCGTCGCCGAGTCCGAAGAGCGAGCCGTTCGCGAAGCGACGCCAGAGGTGTCTCGCCCGTCGACGAGTCCCCAACGCAACGGACCGCCGACCGAGGCGATCGTCTTCGGACAACCGCTTCCGGGATCCCGGGCGATCGCCGCGATCTCCACCCGTGCGGAACCGTCCGAGATTGGAGGCTCCCTCCAGTGGGGAGACCGTTTATCGGCGCCGAAGAGCGAAGAACGACCGACGGAATCCGCCCCCGCCGCGAACGCCTCAGCTCCCTCCGAACGGGCGATCGCCGCCGGAACCTTTTTGATTTTGAGCTATCCCGGTTCGGCGCCGTTTACCCTGGACGCCGAGTATCCGCGCCAAGAAGTGTTAGTCGTGCAAGCGGATCTTTACGATCGCGCCGGAAACTTGAGCATCCCTTTAGGAACGCCAGTTATCGGTAAATTTATGAGCGATCGCGGTACCCCTCGCTTTGTCGTCGAGGCGATCGTCCTCGACGGACGGACTGTTCCCCTCGCGGCTCAATCTGACGCCTTGCGATCGGCCAATCCGCACACCATCGAACCGGGGCAAGTGTTACCCGTGCGTCTCACCGAACATTGGCAACCGCAAGGGCGTTAA
- a CDS encoding EAL domain-containing protein, whose amino-acid sequence MNLPLRLHSDISAIVPPSFSLSPELFAKVFPFHLAFNGEGKIVQMGEALARVHPRLSIGAPIQPHFRIARPQVNWDYAQICRATHALYVLESIENKMRLKGQMVCVESEQIAFFLGTPAIADFKALKGLGLRLSDFALHDPVTDFLLLLQGQKLALFNAKKRSQELSQKHRVLEESLSKLKATFEATADGILVTDLKGNILDFNQQFMKMWQISPATIAPNGENDRELAFARRKLQHPEVFLTKIRQLYGERERESYDILELDDGRIFECHSRPQWMGSDIHGRVWSFRDITDRQRVEAEIRYQASHDLLTGLPNRRLFEERLAANLADAEAEAEMLAVGFLDLDRFKAINDTLGHAVGDRLLQSVAQRLRSQVRTGDTVARWGGDEFAILLPKLSCSRDALQIAQRLLDAFGEPYILEEREYQIDCSIGIALYPTHGTDSHSLIHHADTALYRVKQQGRNGYQIYNRAMSTEASQRLALENRLYRALERRELLVHYQPQIDVRRDRVVGMETLVRWQHPDGHLISPKEFIPLAEENGLLANIDRWVLGEACRQTKQWQNSGFEDLGIGVNLSKRLFRQPDFVQILDDLLAEHDLDPRYLELEIKESLIHEDLELTSRHLQQLKELGVRLCLDNFGTGYSALADLKQVRFNTLKIDRSLIGDLIASQNNAAIAKATIALAKGLNLTAIAQGVETREQQALLQSWDCDLMQGNWFAPPLAWDAATAFLEGRFSWGDPTRSPASHSGN is encoded by the coding sequence ATGAATTTGCCATTGCGTTTACACTCCGATATTTCCGCGATCGTTCCTCCTTCCTTCAGCCTGTCTCCCGAACTGTTCGCCAAAGTCTTTCCCTTTCATTTAGCCTTTAACGGCGAGGGAAAGATCGTCCAGATGGGAGAAGCCCTCGCCCGAGTTCACCCCCGACTGAGTATCGGGGCGCCGATCCAGCCACACTTTCGGATTGCCCGCCCGCAAGTCAACTGGGATTACGCGCAGATTTGTCGAGCCACCCACGCCCTCTACGTACTCGAAAGCATCGAGAACAAGATGAGATTAAAAGGGCAAATGGTTTGCGTCGAGTCAGAACAGATCGCCTTTTTTCTCGGTACTCCCGCGATCGCCGACTTCAAAGCCCTCAAAGGCTTGGGCTTGCGCTTGAGCGATTTTGCCCTGCACGATCCCGTCACCGACTTTCTCTTATTGCTGCAAGGCCAAAAACTGGCCTTATTTAATGCCAAAAAACGCAGCCAAGAACTCAGTCAAAAGCACCGAGTCTTAGAAGAATCCCTTTCTAAATTAAAAGCGACCTTTGAAGCGACCGCCGACGGGATTTTAGTCACCGATCTCAAAGGGAATATTTTAGATTTCAACCAGCAGTTTATGAAAATGTGGCAGATCTCGCCAGCGACGATCGCCCCCAACGGCGAGAACGATCGCGAGTTGGCGTTCGCGCGGCGAAAACTGCAACATCCAGAAGTATTTTTAACCAAAATCCGGCAATTATACGGCGAACGCGAGCGCGAGAGTTACGACATTCTCGAACTCGACGACGGGCGGATTTTTGAATGTCACTCCCGACCGCAGTGGATGGGTTCGGATATTCACGGTCGCGTTTGGAGTTTTCGCGACATTACCGACCGCCAACGAGTCGAAGCCGAAATTCGCTACCAAGCCTCTCACGATCTCCTTACCGGGTTGCCGAATCGGCGATTGTTTGAAGAACGACTCGCGGCGAACCTCGCCGATGCGGAAGCAGAAGCAGAAATGCTCGCCGTCGGCTTTCTCGACTTAGATCGGTTCAAAGCGATTAACGACACCCTCGGTCACGCCGTCGGCGATCGCCTCTTGCAAAGTGTCGCCCAACGGCTGCGATCGCAAGTGAGAACCGGGGACACCGTGGCCCGTTGGGGGGGAGACGAATTCGCAATCTTGCTGCCGAAACTCTCCTGTTCTCGGGATGCGCTGCAAATCGCCCAGAGATTGCTCGATGCCTTCGGCGAGCCTTACATCCTCGAAGAGCGAGAATATCAGATCGATTGCAGCATCGGTATCGCCCTTTATCCCACCCACGGAACCGACAGCCACAGCCTGATTCACCATGCGGATACGGCTCTCTATCGCGTCAAACAACAAGGGCGCAACGGCTACCAAATTTACAACCGGGCGATGAGTACGGAAGCCTCGCAACGGTTGGCCCTCGAAAATCGGCTGTACCGCGCCTTAGAACGGCGGGAATTGCTGGTGCACTACCAACCGCAAATCGACGTGCGCCGAGATCGCGTCGTCGGGATGGAAACCCTCGTCAGGTGGCAGCATCCCGACGGTCACCTGATTTCTCCTAAAGAGTTTATTCCCCTCGCCGAGGAAAACGGCTTGCTCGCCAATATCGATCGCTGGGTCCTCGGCGAAGCCTGTCGCCAAACCAAACAATGGCAAAATTCAGGATTTGAAGACTTGGGAATCGGGGTGAATCTGTCCAAACGACTGTTTCGACAACCGGATTTCGTACAGATTTTAGACGACCTCCTCGCCGAACACGATCTCGACCCCCGCTATTTGGAATTAGAGATTAAAGAAAGTCTGATTCACGAAGATTTAGAACTCACCAGCCGTCACTTACAGCAATTAAAAGAATTGGGCGTGCGCTTGTGCTTGGATAATTTTGGCACGGGATATTCGGCCCTCGCCGATTTAAAACAAGTCCGATTTAATACCTTAAAAATCGATCGCTCCTTAATTGGGGATTTAATTGCCAGTCAGAATAACGCCGCGATCGCCAAAGCGACGATCGCCCTGGCGAAAGGCTTGAATTTAACCGCGATCGCCCAAGGGGTCGAAACCCGCGAACAGCAAGCCTTATTGCAAAGTTGGGACTGCGATTTGATGCAGGGAAATTGGTTTGCGCCGCCGTTAGCGTGGGACGCCGCCACCGCCTTTTTAGAGGGGCGATTCTCCTGGGGAGACCCTACGCGATCGCCCGCGTCCCATTCGGGGAATTAG
- a CDS encoding carbon-nitrogen hydrolase family protein, with protein sequence MKPYLAAAIQMTSVPDLAKNLAEAEELIDLAVRQGAELVALPENFPFLGEEEEKVARAEEISSASQKFLKTMAQRYQVALLGGGFPVPVETGKVLNTAVIVEPSGVEVARYNKVHLFDVNLPDGNTYQESSTVEAGDRLPAVYPSETWGNLGLSVCYDVRFPELYRHLSRQGAHVLFVPAAFTAYTGKDHWQILLQARAIENTCYVVAPAQTGRHYGRRQSHGHAAIVDPWGMILADAGDKPGVAIAEINPSRLEQVRRQMPSLEHRVFA encoded by the coding sequence ATGAAACCCTATCTAGCTGCCGCGATTCAAATGACGAGCGTACCTGACTTGGCGAAAAACCTAGCCGAGGCGGAAGAACTGATCGACTTGGCGGTTCGTCAGGGGGCCGAGTTAGTCGCTTTACCGGAAAATTTCCCGTTTTTGGGGGAAGAAGAAGAAAAAGTCGCTCGCGCCGAAGAAATTTCCAGCGCCAGCCAAAAGTTTCTCAAAACGATGGCGCAACGCTATCAAGTCGCTTTACTCGGCGGTGGTTTTCCCGTCCCGGTAGAAACGGGGAAAGTGTTGAATACGGCGGTGATTGTCGAACCGAGTGGCGTAGAAGTGGCGCGCTATAACAAGGTCCATTTATTCGACGTTAATTTACCCGACGGCAATACTTATCAAGAGTCGAGTACGGTGGAAGCGGGCGATCGCCTGCCTGCGGTTTACCCGTCGGAAACTTGGGGAAATCTGGGGTTGTCGGTGTGTTACGACGTTCGTTTTCCCGAACTTTACCGCCATCTTTCTCGCCAGGGGGCGCACGTGCTGTTCGTTCCCGCCGCCTTTACCGCCTATACGGGAAAAGACCACTGGCAAATTCTCTTACAAGCGCGGGCGATCGAAAATACCTGTTACGTGGTGGCTCCGGCGCAAACGGGGCGCCACTACGGACGTCGCCAATCTCACGGACACGCGGCGATCGTCGATCCGTGGGGAATGATTTTAGCCGATGCCGGGGATAAGCCGGGGGTGGCGATCGCGGAAATCAATCCTTCGCGATTGGAACAAGTGCGCCGCCAAATGCCTTCTTTGGAACATCGCGTGTTTGCCTGA